The sequence GGCATGTCCCACATGGTAgtgattttgctgtctttgttgtGCGTCACAGACTCTGGCTTGTGCTCGTACCACTTGCCTATAAcctcaatatcatgatcttgacAGATGTTCCAGTGGAGATACGCTGCAGCTTTATCGTGCCTGGAGATATATTCTGTTTTGGCTAATACCTAACATCCAGAAACAATATGGTCCACTGTCTCTTCATATTGTGAGCACATTCTACATTTGCTTTCCACTTTCTGGTAGTTTCTGGTGTTTAATGCCTGATCTTGGGCTGCTACCAGTAACCTCTCTGTTTCTCCTTTCAGATTacttgaaagccatttattggTGGTGACTATGTTAACATGAGGCTTCTCTAGGAGCTTTGGGTATTGGCCATGTAGAGCtttgtttttccacttttcctttttcactgatttcatcTTGGACATGATCATATTTTTTAGGGCTTTAGCATCTTCTGAGGCTGATTTATCTTCTTTGTTCTCAAATTCTGATATTGGTACTTCCCCTTTGAACTTAATCGCGTTCTTGGTTACTGAGTTTTTGGCTTTAGACGTATCATGTTCAAGCACCTGCTTTGGATACTGCCCGTCTTTCTTCTTCAGATAGTGATCGAGCCCTATTGTTGCTGTCTTGAATGCTGTCT is a genomic window of Acropora muricata isolate sample 2 chromosome 8, ASM3666990v1, whole genome shotgun sequence containing:
- the LOC136925462 gene encoding uncharacterized protein, which translates into the protein MIIDEYTAIEELNQEGIYKYLGVDESDGIQHSKMKEKIRKEYLRRVRLILRTELNGKNKIEAVNSLAVPVVQYSFRIIDWKISELKKIDTKTRKLLNMHKMLHPKVDVERLYIPRKDGGRGLIEVETAFKTATIGLDHYLKKKDGQYPKQVLEHDTSKAKNSVTKNAIKFKGEVPISEFENKEDKSASEDAKALKNMIMSKMKSVKKEKWKNKALHGQYPKLLEKPHVNIVTTNKWLSSNLKGETERLLVAAQDQALNTRNYQKVESKCRMCSQYEETVDHIVSGC